The genomic stretch ATTGATTTTGTAATTGCTTGAAAAGGAGACTTCTACGTTGGTGGAGGTCTCCTTTTTTTGTTGTTTTGAATAATTGGAACCCGTGAAAAATACCTAATAAATCCACATAAAAAGATAAAAACTACACATCAAGGTAACGTTATATACGTAATTTTGCAACAGTGAAACTAAGGTCAAAACCTTAAAAAAACATTTTAATAACTATAAAAACACATCTTATGAATCTAAAAGAATTAGCTAGAAAAGCTATCTCAACTCTCTTTTTGAGTATGCTTTGTTTGGTTGCTTTTGCTCAAACCGCAACAGGTTTGGTGAAAGACAAGACAGGCGAACCCATGATTGGTGTGAATGTATTGGTAAAGGGAACAACCAATGGTACAATCACGGATTTCGATGGTAAGTTTTCAATTCCGGATGTTCCGAGTAATGCTACTTTAGTGGTTTCCTATATTGGGTATCTTACCAAAGAGGTAAAATCTGGAAAAGATTTGGTCATTGTATTGGAAGAAGATAACAAGACTTTGGATGAAGTCGTTGTTATTGGTTATGGTACGGTGAAAAGACGTGATTTGACTGGTTCTGTCGCTTCTGTTACCGGGGAAAAATTAGCGGCTAATCCGGTTGCCAATGTCGCACAGGCTTTACAAGGACAATTGCCTGGTGTGAGTGTGACTTCTCAAGACGGTCGTCCGGGTGCAGGTATGTCTATTCGCATTCGTGGAGGTGGTTCTATTACTCAGTCTAATGATCCCTTGTTTATTGTAGATGGTGTTCAAGTTAGTGGAATTGATGATATTCCTGCTGACAATATCGAAAGTATTGATGTGTTAAAAGATGCTGCTTCTACGGCTATTTATGGTGCTCGTGGTGCTAACGGTGTAATATTGGTTACTACTAAGGGAGGCAAGGATGGCCGGGTTTCTGTCAAATATAATATGTATTATCAGATGAAGGAGAATCCAAAATTATTGGAAACTATGGATCCTTATGATTATGTATATAATACATGGGCATATATGAAGAGTTTGGGAGATTCTTATGGTGATGGAGTTGCCAGATATTTTGGATTAGGATCCAAGTATGGAAATCATTTGAATGAATATAAAAATATGACCACTCATAATTATATAAATGATTTGATGCAGACTGCGTCTTCTTGGAATCATGATGTATCTTTATCTGGTGGTACAGACAAAACTAAGTTTTATTCATCAGTTAACTATATGGATGATGAAGGTATCCGTGTGAAGTCTGGTTTCCAACGTTGGAATGCGAATTTCAAATTGACGCAAAAAATTAATAAAAAGTTAACTGCGGACTTTGATTTGCGTTATAGTGAAATAGAAGTTAATGGATCAGGTTTTGGTAATGCAACCTCTGCTTACACTTATCGTCCTGTGGATAATCCTTTGGGTGATGCTTCTTTTACCGCTGGATTTGGTCAAGGTGATACAAATATGGAAGAAACTAGTAATCCTTTGTATTACTTGGATACTGTAGATTATATAAAAAACATGTACCGTATTCGTGCAAAAGGTGCTTTAACTTGGAATATTATTAAAGGCTTGACGGCAAAGACGGAATTATCGTTAAATCGTAATTGGAACCAGGAAAAGACATGGGATGCAGGACAGACAGAAAAAGATAATAGTTCTGCTAAATTGAAGAAGAGTGATGGTTACGGTGTGCGTTGGGCAACTACTTTGAATTATGAAGTACAGGGGCTTGGAGATGATCATAATTTGTCTTTCTTGGTTGGTAATGAAGTCTTGGCTTCAAAGTCAGATTACACTGAAATATATGGTGTAGGGTATCCTGAAGGATTTACAATGGATGATGCGTTTGGTATGATTAATATGACTACTCCTTCATTGGGACAAGATTATTTTAAAGGTGAGATAGGTACTCCTAATCATACTTTATCTTGGTTTGGTCGTGCTAATTATTCTTATAAAGGTAAGTATCTTTTAACAGCTACATTCCGTGCTGATGGTTCTTCTAAATTTGCACCTAGTCATCAGTGGGGGTATTTCCCGGCTGCTGCGGCTGCATGGAGAATTTCAGATGAAGCTTTTATGGAAAATACAAGAGATTGGTTGGATAATCTAAAACTTCGTGTATCGTATGGTACTTCTGGTTCTGATAATATTGATGCTTCTTTATGGAGAGAAACATGGAAAACAAAACAAATTACAGTGGATGGTGAAAAGGTAACCACTTATGTACCTGGTGATATGAAAGGAAATCCTGATTTGAAATGGGAAACTACTATTAGTCGTAATTTAGGTGTTGATTTTGGTTTCTTTAATAATTGGGTTCGTGGTAGTTTGGACTATTATTGGAATACGACAAAGAATATTTTAATGAAAGTGCCGATTGATGCAGCGTCTGGTTATAGCTATCAGTTCCAAAATGTAGGTAAAACCTCAAATAAGGGAATTGAATTGGCTTTAGGCTTTGACATTGTTCGTGGTAAAGATTTTAATTTAGGTGTAAACTTGACTTATAATTATAACAAGAATAATATTGACGAACTGATGGACGGAGTCTTGGCAGATACGAGAGCTATGAATGATTGGGGCTCATCTATGGCTAAGCCTGCTTATGATTATATTATCCGTGAGGGGCATCCTGTAGGTACTATCCAAGGTTTTAAATCTGAAGGATATTATACGATTGATGATTTTACTTATGCGGATGGTAAATACACGTTGAAACCAGGGGTTCCGGATATTCAAGGTATTGTGAATTATCCGGATGGAGTTAAAGTGCTGGCTGCGGATGGACAAACCGCTGTACCGGGTATGCCTAAATTTGCAGATACAACAGGTGATGGTGTTGTGGACGAGGATGACAAAACGATTATCGGCGAAGCTATGCCACAACATACAGGTGGTTTTACAATTAACGGTAATTGGAAGGCAATCGATTTCTCTGTAGGCTTTACTTATCAGATTGGTGGTGATGTGTATAATGCCAATGCAATGCACTCCTTGATGGGAAATAAAGACAATTCCGCTGGTCAGAATCGTTTGAAGTTCGTTTCTGAAACTTTCAAATATTATGATGTTGATACAAACGGTGACTTGATGCTGGTGAAAGATCCTACAGCTTTGGCGGCTCTTAACGCGAATACAAATTACAGTTCTTTCTTCTCTGAATATGGAATCGTAAGTTCTAAGTTTATTGAAGATGCGTCTTATTTGCGTTTGAATACATTGACAGTAGGTTATACTTTCCCAAAAAATTGGATGAATAAGATTGGATTACAGAATGCACGTGTGTATTTTACAGGAAGTAACTTGTTCTGTATTGATGGGTATTCTGGTATAGATCCGGATGTAAACACGAAGACTGATGGTAAGGATGGTTTTCCTACACCTTATTTTGATTACCAGTCTTATCCTAAGGCTAGAACTTATACCTTTGGTGTTAATTTAACTTTCTAATTAATGGAGATGAATCGTATGAAAAAAATAGTATATTCAACACTTTTCTTTGCTGGAATGTTTTTGACTACAGCATGTAGTGATTATTTGGAGGTTGGCTCTCCTTCTATTGTAGATTCGGATTTTGTCTTTTCTAATCCGACAACAGCACGTGCCGCATTAGACGGTGCTTATGAACAGTGGAGAGATTGTGCGCAGAATAAGGTTTTTGGCGATGGATTGTTTTATGCTGCTGATATTGCCGGGTCTGATATAGAACGGCACCCGGAGTCTTTCTCTAATCAGTTGGGGCGCCATTATCCGGAATGTCTTTATCAAAACGGTACATATGCAAGTAGTTATGGATTGACTTCGTATTTGAAGGAGAATGATATTTATGCTAGCTTGTATGCGGTTGTAAGCAAAGCCAATGCGGTGATAACATCCATGGAAAATGCGGAAAATTTTGAATCGATCATCAATGGTGGACAATCAGAGATGGGGCAAATGTATGGTGAGGCGGTAGCTATGCGTGCTACGGCTTATCGTGAACTGTGTAAAAATTTTGGAGATGTTCCTTACGTTGGCGTTTATGGTGTTGTGCCTAAAGGTTTGGTTTCCCGTGATTCTATTTATGATGTATGCATTGAAGATTTGCAGAAAGTGGAACCTTTGATGTACACCATTGGTTCTATTCCCGGCATTGCTGCTGCCAATAAAAATTATTTTTCTAAAACCTATGTGCAGGCTTTGATTGGAAGAATGTGTTTGGATGCAGCTGGATATCAGACTCGTCGTGGCGATATAAAACGTGTAAACGGAAAAGGGGAAATCATGACATTTGAAACCAAAGGGAAAGAAAATAATGGAGCTACTTATGGACGTCGTTCTGACTGGCAAGACTTGTACTCAATAGCTAAAAAATACTACGAGGCTTTGTTGGCTGATCCGGGTAATGCACAGTTTCATTTGACTGATCCACGGGGTGCCTCGGATAAATCCGGACGTACTTTTAATAATCCGTACCAGTATTTCTTTGAACAGATGCATATGGATGATGCTATTTATGCGGATGAGTCTATTTATGAATATCCCATGCAGCAAGGTGGTGGAAATGATGGTCGCCCC from Phocaeicola dorei encodes the following:
- a CDS encoding SusC/RagA family TonB-linked outer membrane protein, which produces MNLKELARKAISTLFLSMLCLVAFAQTATGLVKDKTGEPMIGVNVLVKGTTNGTITDFDGKFSIPDVPSNATLVVSYIGYLTKEVKSGKDLVIVLEEDNKTLDEVVVIGYGTVKRRDLTGSVASVTGEKLAANPVANVAQALQGQLPGVSVTSQDGRPGAGMSIRIRGGGSITQSNDPLFIVDGVQVSGIDDIPADNIESIDVLKDAASTAIYGARGANGVILVTTKGGKDGRVSVKYNMYYQMKENPKLLETMDPYDYVYNTWAYMKSLGDSYGDGVARYFGLGSKYGNHLNEYKNMTTHNYINDLMQTASSWNHDVSLSGGTDKTKFYSSVNYMDDEGIRVKSGFQRWNANFKLTQKINKKLTADFDLRYSEIEVNGSGFGNATSAYTYRPVDNPLGDASFTAGFGQGDTNMEETSNPLYYLDTVDYIKNMYRIRAKGALTWNIIKGLTAKTELSLNRNWNQEKTWDAGQTEKDNSSAKLKKSDGYGVRWATTLNYEVQGLGDDHNLSFLVGNEVLASKSDYTEIYGVGYPEGFTMDDAFGMINMTTPSLGQDYFKGEIGTPNHTLSWFGRANYSYKGKYLLTATFRADGSSKFAPSHQWGYFPAAAAAWRISDEAFMENTRDWLDNLKLRVSYGTSGSDNIDASLWRETWKTKQITVDGEKVTTYVPGDMKGNPDLKWETTISRNLGVDFGFFNNWVRGSLDYYWNTTKNILMKVPIDAASGYSYQFQNVGKTSNKGIELALGFDIVRGKDFNLGVNLTYNYNKNNIDELMDGVLADTRAMNDWGSSMAKPAYDYIIREGHPVGTIQGFKSEGYYTIDDFTYADGKYTLKPGVPDIQGIVNYPDGVKVLAADGQTAVPGMPKFADTTGDGVVDEDDKTIIGEAMPQHTGGFTINGNWKAIDFSVGFTYQIGGDVYNANAMHSLMGNKDNSAGQNRLKFVSETFKYYDVDTNGDLMLVKDPTALAALNANTNYSSFFSEYGIVSSKFIEDASYLRLNTLTVGYTFPKNWMNKIGLQNARVYFTGSNLFCIDGYSGIDPDVNTKTDGKDGFPTPYFDYQSYPKARTYTFGVNLTF
- a CDS encoding RagB/SusD family nutrient uptake outer membrane protein → MEMNRMKKIVYSTLFFAGMFLTTACSDYLEVGSPSIVDSDFVFSNPTTARAALDGAYEQWRDCAQNKVFGDGLFYAADIAGSDIERHPESFSNQLGRHYPECLYQNGTYASSYGLTSYLKENDIYASLYAVVSKANAVITSMENAENFESIINGGQSEMGQMYGEAVAMRATAYRELCKNFGDVPYVGVYGVVPKGLVSRDSIYDVCIEDLQKVEPLMYTIGSIPGIAAANKNYFSKTYVQALIGRMCLDAAGYQTRRGDIKRVNGKGEIMTFETKGKENNGATYGRRSDWQDLYSIAKKYYEALLADPGNAQFHLTDPRGASDKSGRTFNNPYQYFFEQMHMDDAIYADESIYEYPMQQGGGNDGRPYSFGRPSSGGSKAAYPCKSYGQGRINPAYFYGVFDPNDMRRDVSITMTGSNGKGVEKLIPFVPNSKAEGGGLTLNKWDENRQANPWVAAQRKSGINGPYMRMSEVYLGYAEVCAALGDVVTGKQYLKTVRERSFPQGLANTDAFIASFGNDLVRAIIEERGFEYAGEGDRRWTLIRSGYLPEDIKRIKDMTKAMMDGLATKGYYEFENGNIISAYIWTKLVDAKTIYGHRLTAQCPTDKVNDPVLYPGWRGQKDNWEEMGLNYGSSIPATNLAIKGLFEIVSEEEAASLESQGYAKVNWGIDLVDYRDEYDKYLFWDYDYVSAPIYLWPFTPNVMAAGGFTNGYGFKQE